A DNA window from Prevotella intermedia ATCC 25611 = DSM 20706 contains the following coding sequences:
- the proS gene encoding proline--tRNA ligase, with the protein MAKELKELTKRAENYSQWYNDLVVKADLAEQSPVRGCMVIKPYGFAIWEKMQAQLDKMFKETGAQNAYFPLLIPKSFLSREAEHVEGFAKECAVVTHYRLRANEKEGGVEVDPAAKLEEELIIRPTSETIIWNTYKNWIHSYRDLPLMCNQWCNVMRWEMRTRPFLRTSEFLWQEGHTAHATREEAVDEAKKMLKVYADFAEQWLAIPVVQGVKSETERFAGALDTYTIEAMMQDGKALQSGTSHFLGQNFAKSFDVTFLNKENKPEYVWATSWGVSTRLVGALIMTHSDDNGLVLPPKIAPLQVVIVPIFKGDEQLAALTAKLQPVIDELRQLGISVKFDDSDNKRPGFKFAEYELKGVPVRLAMGGRDLENNTIEIMRRDTLEKENVSFDGIVERIKNLLDDIQANIFKKALDFRNANIHECDNYEEFKEKVKDGGFFLCHWDGTTETEEKIKEDTQATIRCVPFMFEQTEGVDMVSGKPAKHRVLIARSY; encoded by the coding sequence ATGGCAAAAGAACTCAAAGAACTCACCAAGCGTGCCGAAAACTACTCGCAATGGTACAACGACTTGGTAGTAAAAGCAGATTTGGCAGAGCAATCGCCTGTTCGCGGCTGTATGGTAATTAAGCCTTACGGTTTCGCTATATGGGAGAAAATGCAAGCCCAGTTAGACAAAATGTTTAAAGAAACAGGTGCGCAGAATGCTTATTTCCCCCTTCTTATCCCGAAAAGCTTCCTTTCTCGCGAGGCTGAACACGTAGAAGGATTTGCCAAAGAGTGTGCTGTGGTTACCCACTATCGCCTCCGTGCCAACGAGAAAGAAGGTGGAGTAGAGGTAGACCCTGCTGCAAAGCTCGAAGAAGAACTCATCATTCGCCCAACCAGCGAGACTATTATATGGAACACGTATAAGAATTGGATTCACTCTTACCGCGACCTGCCGTTGATGTGCAACCAGTGGTGCAACGTTATGCGATGGGAAATGCGCACCCGCCCCTTCCTCCGTACATCGGAATTTCTGTGGCAAGAGGGACACACGGCGCACGCCACACGCGAAGAAGCTGTAGACGAAGCAAAGAAGATGCTGAAGGTTTATGCCGACTTTGCCGAACAATGGCTCGCCATTCCTGTAGTTCAGGGCGTAAAGAGCGAAACTGAACGCTTTGCAGGAGCATTGGATACCTACACCATCGAGGCGATGATGCAGGACGGAAAGGCACTTCAGAGCGGTACGTCGCACTTCCTCGGACAGAACTTTGCCAAGTCGTTCGACGTTACTTTCCTCAATAAGGAGAACAAACCCGAATACGTTTGGGCAACATCGTGGGGTGTAAGCACACGCCTCGTGGGTGCGCTCATTATGACACACTCCGACGACAACGGACTCGTGTTGCCTCCAAAGATTGCTCCGCTGCAGGTTGTCATCGTGCCAATCTTCAAGGGCGACGAGCAGTTGGCAGCCCTTACGGCGAAGCTGCAACCCGTTATCGACGAGCTTAGACAGCTCGGCATCAGCGTAAAGTTCGACGATTCCGACAACAAACGCCCGGGATTCAAGTTCGCCGAGTACGAACTCAAGGGTGTGCCTGTTCGTTTGGCAATGGGCGGACGCGACTTGGAGAACAACACCATAGAGATAATGCGTCGCGATACTTTGGAAAAAGAAAACGTTTCGTTCGATGGTATTGTTGAACGCATAAAGAATTTGCTCGACGATATTCAAGCCAACATCTTCAAGAAGGCATTGGATTTCCGCAATGCAAACATTCACGAGTGCGACAACTACGAAGAATTTAAGGAGAAAGTGAAGGACGGCGGCTTCTTCCTCTGCCATTGGGACGGCACGACGGAGACCGAAGAGAAGATTAAAGAAGACACGCAAGCCACCATTCGCTGCGTTCCGTTTATGTTTGAACAGACCGAAGGCGTGGACATGGTGAGCGGAAAGCCCGCTAA
- a CDS encoding OmpA family protein: MKNLKTIAAGLCVATLVASCATNQGTYSAGGAGAGAVLGGIVGNIIGKNTKGTMIGAAVGAAVGAGTGALIGRHMDKVKQQTQAQVDNAKVETAKDANGLDCVKVTFDSGILFATNSSTLNASAKNDLAKFAGVLKQNSDCDVAIQGYTDASGNDDINIPLSERRAKSVSTYLRGQGVSSSQIRTVEGLGSSNPIENKRVSQANRRVEVYMYASKKMIEKANSGNL, from the coding sequence ATGAAGAATTTAAAGACAATAGCAGCTGGACTTTGTGTAGCTACTCTCGTAGCAAGTTGTGCAACAAATCAGGGAACTTATAGTGCTGGCGGTGCCGGTGCCGGTGCTGTGCTCGGCGGTATCGTGGGCAACATCATCGGTAAGAATACCAAAGGCACTATGATTGGTGCAGCGGTAGGTGCAGCAGTAGGTGCTGGAACAGGTGCGCTCATCGGTCGCCATATGGACAAGGTGAAGCAGCAAACCCAAGCACAGGTAGACAATGCCAAGGTTGAAACAGCGAAAGACGCTAACGGACTCGATTGCGTAAAGGTAACATTCGACTCTGGTATCCTCTTTGCAACCAACAGCTCGACCCTCAACGCATCTGCTAAAAACGACCTTGCGAAGTTTGCAGGCGTATTGAAGCAGAACAGCGACTGCGACGTTGCCATTCAAGGATATACCGATGCATCGGGCAACGACGACATCAACATTCCGTTGTCAGAGCGTCGTGCAAAGTCGGTATCTACCTACTTGCGTGGTCAGGGTGTATCTTCAAGTCAAATTCGCACCGTCGAAGGTCTTGGAAGTTCTAACCCAATCGAAAACAAGCGTGTAAGCCAGGCAAACCGCCGCGTAGAGGTTTATATGTACGCATCGAAGAAAATGATTGAAAAAGCCAACAGTGGCAACTTATAA